The sequence below is a genomic window from Schistocerca gregaria isolate iqSchGreg1 chromosome 5, iqSchGreg1.2, whole genome shotgun sequence.
aTATACCCCTTAAATTTCCCTTTGTGAGATCCTGGGGGAAGAAGGAGGGATGggatggcggggggaggggggggggatagatttcctgaaaatttctttaaacaaataactatattccatacacagtCCGGAAtcacataaattgtttaaataaatagtattCCAAACATTGTCCAAATTTTTcaacaatattccgtacactgcaatcgaattccctccaaatgaccgataaACTGAGCCCATTTCCCGCCAATTTCTGAGAGGGAAGCAGGGGTGTAAGGGGTTTACCAGAGAgagagattaattaattgatcaatttaattatttaGTCAATCAAATTCATAAGAATAAGAGGGGCTACTccagtaactcagacctgaaagtgtacctgtagcaacgatGGGGATGGCGTGGGTTGGAGGATTCTCAAGGCGAAAAGGGGGATGCTGAGGGGGAAGAATATCTCAAATGCTAGTCTATCAAAAGCAAGGATCCTTTTAGTAGAACAATAGGATAAGGACCTGtcgatcaaaggagaacaataggttaatttccTGTGAAATAAAGGAGAACGATAGGTTTGCCTCTCAGTGCGTACCAACACATGATATAGCAACCCACACTAAGAAAACGCACTGCTGCCACCCTTGCCCCTTACCCTCGTTCCAGTCACAAATGCACTGATGCATACAGCCACTTTCCACTTTTCTGTGCTGGTGATTCGGACTCAAACTTCGTAACAACTTTCTTAAATTCAGATCACACTAATAATGGGAATTTTACACAGTTGTCTATGTACATATTGAAACGAGTCATAGCAATCCGATACCAGTAGCATGCGGATAATGTATAATGCAACCATCTCTATATCTTGTATGACAGACATCTCCACAGCGAAACTATCATTATCCATTGAACCACCTGAGTATCTTACATGAGAGACTCCAAGACCACTAATGTTATGTTCTTTATAAAGATGATTAATGACTACAGCGCTTTAAAAGTTGTGCTGAAGTCACAGAGAAAAATATCAGATTAAACAGCAACGGTCATTTCCATGTAGCATTTAATGTTGATGAGAGCAATGTTCGTAAGTggacgttcaataattaatgctgGACAGTTCTTTTTCTGAAAGTTTATGAAGAAAAAATGCTAAGTTAGTGGTGGGACTTCGTTAAATTTTCCAGctgcagcccctgtagtttcatgaatttcAAATAAGTGTTGGCGCTGTAAGTAGCGttcaaaatagcatctgcaacagagatgcgttccaggcagagagctgtcattgagttcgttTTGGCCGAAGCCAGAGCATGTAAGGTATTCATAGGGGCTTGCATAATGTCTACGGacccctggcagtgaacaaaagcacagtgagtcattgggcTAGGCGTCTGCCATCGttgtaacaaggtcgcgcaaacgtgtCCGATGTCCAGCGTgcggtcggccgcacacagctgtgactcctacagtgttggaacgtgcggacactctcattcgaggtgatcgactggTCACTATCAAACATctctctgctcaactggacgtctctgtcagtAGTGCATACACACTCGTTGGCTCAGACTTCGACCTATTGAGTGATACTATAACGGCATATAGGCCCTACCATTAAGGCGGAGTAATGCCGTCCAAGTGAACTCAGATAAtgtttaaaaacattattttgtagcCAATGAAGTGGGTAATAATATGAtgttttggaatcctgaacaaaactaacctactttcagaaagaAATCTGTTGCATTATTAATTACTATTAAAAACTTGACTACACAGTATTAAtaatgcattacttattgaaagcccttcACATGTGTCAGGAAAACAATATtaaacctcttttgcaacgtgtctAAGTATGCAGTGACACAAGCTGGCTGGCTCTGTACAATGTCTCTTCTCACACAAGGCAAACACAAAATATCGACAATGTTCTACGGGTAAACCATTCTGGTGAGTGAAAATATGCATTTCTCAGCGTTTTTAATAAATGCAGCTATGGTTCTTTCGTTTTTGGATATAAATAGTAATTATTTCCTGAAAGACAACACGGGTAGTTACAGTATATATTTTATTATAACAGAACGTTTATACAGCAGAGACGCTGGAGTACAGTGCTTATTGATGGAGCTCCTTTTCCCTGTCCTCGTACTTCTTGCTGTAGGTGCCGTCGGGGTCGTACTTGGCCTTCAGCTGCGCCCAGATGTCGGGCTTGTGGTTGATGAGGTGCTTCAGCACCTTCTTGGTGCCCTCCTTCTGCTTCTCGTTGCACTTGGCGCACTCGTTGCTCAGCGCGTCGGGGATCACAGCTGCAGGCAGAAAAACATTATAGTAAACCAGAGAATTTGTCAGATGCAACGTAGAGTCTCGTAATTTCACTAAATAAAACTCTCCGTCCTTAAAAGTCTTTGCTTGCAACTGTGCTACATATTTCCGATCAGTACCCATTTTCTGTTCGTCATGGAAACTAACGTAGAGCCTTTATTCTTTAACAATGAATTCTACTTTCGGATACTTCACAGCTGAAGTAGGGTATATTTAAAAGAATAGTGTTTTAGAAATTTCAAAATCTGCGTTATTTATTTTTGGTGTACTGCAGAGTAGTATGTGCTTTAGGTCAAGTGATAGTACTAAGCATGTCccaaaagacagacagacagagacaaccATATGAACAGAAATAGTCAAAATACAATTGTGATGCAGGAACGAAGTATTGgatggaacatatggaaaacatagGGGATCTCCTTTCTGCCTAACAGCTTTATCTAAATACTGCTAATATTTCATAAGTGTTTCAAACACTATATTAGGGAAATAAATAATGCATGAAAACATTGTAATTAGAGCTCTTATAAACGtatcagtacagtacagtacatcaATAATTCAAGCTAACAGTGTTAAAGCCCACAAAAAACATTTCTTCATTTAAGTAAAGGGATAAATGTGAAATGTTTTTCAAATTGAATCCTCACGGTTATATAGCACCAGCAAGTTTACTGAAATTCTGGTTACGGATTTGATCTGCACAATAGACGGCAACACACTTAAAAAAATCTGTTTCTGCATAAGAAttaaattctgatgaagaaatATCTCTTGCAGGTCAACTACAACTTGAAACAAGTTCCATGCTTCttttttatgtgttgttgttgttgttgtcttcagtcttgagactggtttgatgcagctcttcatgctaccctatcctgtgcaagctgcttcatctcccagaacctactgcaacctacatccttctgaaactgtttagtgtattcatctcttggtcttcctcaacgatttttgccctccacgctgccctccaatgctaaatttgtgatccctcgatgcctcagaacatgtcctaccaaccggtcctttcttcttgtcaagttgtaccacaaactcctcttcttcccaattctattcaataccttctcattagttatgtgatttacccatctaatctgcagcattcttctgtagcaccacatttcgaaagtttctattctcttcttgtccaaactatttatcgtccatgtttcacttccatacatggctacactccatacaaataccttcagaaatgacttcctgacacttaaatctatactcgatattaacaaatttctcttcttcagaaacgctttccttgccatcgccagtctacattttatatcctctctacttcgaccatcatcagttattttgcccccccaaaCTTTCTTTCTTATATACGGCACTGATAATGCTACCATTATTTTTTTTAAGgtcgatgatggtcattaaagtgcATGTTCAATAACAATTAAACATTACTGGATCTTTTCTTCGCAGCCAAAATCGGTACATCCTTTTTCTGCCAAGGATTCTTATTCGCTGTTACCATCCATTGTCAGGTTTCTGTGCATCGTGAGAGCTTCGAACCTGTCGATCTGAAACCTACACTTTGTTTGGCCAGAGATGTCACCGCTTACCCCTTAACCCAACCCACTCAGGATCCTTTCTTATGTCCTACTAAGTTTACCTCTGCTATCAGCTATCTTAGAAAATTGTTTGGAGAACCTCTTCTCATCCATACAAATCTGGTGTCTGTAAAATTTTATTCGTCACTTACCGCGGGATGACATTTTGCATGACAGAAGcaatttctgttccttatattattACTACCGTTAAAATTACTATAAACCCCTGAAGCAGCAATCGTGCTGTTTCGACACTTCACACCCGACAGTGTAACTTAGTGGAAAACTTTGTCAGCTGTCGTCTTTTCTGATTTAGTCCTCATGGTTTTTTTTCACCTTTATCATCTAGCGCCAAGCTGTCCACCCGTTAATGAAAGAGTGGTATTCACACTTCTTACACATTTTATACAGAGGCCTTTCCTCCACTGTTTCATGTGTCATCTTTTCATACTACATCTCTGTATTACTTATTAACAAGTAACACAATACTACAAAAGTTTTCTGTGTATCTTCTGTTTTATGTTTTACACAGTTCTCAAAATCACTCATTCTCTGCATCTAATTGAAGTTGGTTAGTTACAGAATCTTCACTTTGCAATCGAAATTGTCAGTGAAAATTTATGCATTTTATAAGCTCATCAGAACATGAAACTTTGTCGGATGCTCCAGGCAACTTACTCTTGAGCTCCTTGCCGTCGGCCGTGCAGTTGTTATCGTCGTTCTCCAGCAGGCACTGGGCGTACTTGTTGAGCAGGCGGTCGTTGGCGAGGATCTCGTCCAGGTTGACGTTGTCGTACTTGGTGGTGTACTTCTCCTCCGCGGCGGCGACCACAATGACGGCCAGTGCCGAGACGAGAACAAGGGCGGCCTTCATGTCTGCAGTGCGGGGTTCACAGCTGATGCGCACACTCTCCTGCTGCCAGTATATATACAGCAGGCGGGTCTCCCACCACGCAACTGCACGCGTCTTTGCCGGCCTGGGAAGCGTTTGTGCGTCACCAGCCTGGCGGGTTTTTCCATTCCAGTTTACAGCCATCCACGTACGCTTTCCTTAGCTGTTTCCGAATGTCAGTTGTGTCAGTTTTGCGAGAATGAAAAGCATACATCGCGTGCAAAGAGTGCGCTTTTATGTATCATACTTGTCCCCCTGATACTGACAATCCGGTCTGTCAATATCAAATATCTACAGAACCACAGGAAATACCGGAAAAATGTTTTCCACAAttgatacaattcaagattttccaAGATGTGGTTCATGACATAATGTTTTAGCTAGTGATTGAAAGAGGTTACATTTGAATACTCTCCTTGAAACAGATATATCATCATATTAAATAAATCTCTTTAAGAGACTACATGGACTCATTTCTTTTCGTAATTCTTTACCTAAATGGATTCTTGGATACAGTGGACTGCATGGTAACTTGCATTGTTCTGATGAAAGTTCAGGAAACGGGGTTGCGGGACATCATTTGCGTTGCACACCACTATTGATATTCGCATGAAACAAGCGATATGTGATGATTTTGAAATTGTCACTCTATGCAGTTGTGATACACAGCATACACCTTTTAGTGAGCGTTTGTTATGTTTAGCGGCTATAGATGcggattgccgcgcgggattagccgagcggtgccggcacggtagctcagcg
It includes:
- the LOC126273136 gene encoding ejaculatory bulb-specific protein 3-like, with the translated sequence MKAALVLVSALAVIVVAAAEEKYTTKYDNVNLDEILANDRLLNKYAQCLLENDDNNCTADGKELKTVIPDALSNECAKCNEKQKEGTKKVLKHLINHKPDIWAQLKAKYDPDGTYSKKYEDREKELHQ